The DNA window TTGAGAGGGGTAGGTTTCATAAGGTACAAGTTGGGTTGATTTCGTTTTTGGATCCAAGTCAACTTTAAGTGACCCGAATCAAGAACCGAAATTAGCAtcagtgaatttttttttcagattgtGGACGTTGGCAAGTCTAAAGTGAACATGTTCGGTACCAAGGTGGAAATAACGTTGATTAAAGCAGAACCTGGACACTGGCCAAAACTTAATTTTCCACGAGAAAAACAACCTGCTGAGGATCAGATAAAGAAGCAAttggaagaagagaagaaaaagGCTGCTCAACAGACAGGCGAAGATTCGGACTCCGATGTGAACCTTGACGACATTGAACCCGCTTTCAGTTCGGCCACATTAAAGGAAATCAAATGAAAATAGAACACCTTAAATAAACGAACCAAGTCTCGAAGACGAATTAAAATAAAGAATTCATTCTCTGATTAAATCAGCCGATTTATGGGCCTTTGAATAAAAGCAACAaggttcaaatttttaaataagtTTCCGTGTTATATCTTAAGCAAGTAAAGATTTAAAAAACTAACGCTCCCGAGTCCGCTTTATTTACCCTCCGGCACGTAAtcctcatcatcatcatcatcctccGAGTCTAGTTCGAGGTCTCCGATATTCTGAAACAGCGATTCATCAATTCGCACATTCTCGATCGGTTCCCCGGCATCCATCAGGAACTTCAGATCCGACTCGTTCAGTGTATTATCCGTTAGGAACAGTTCCTTTCCGGTCAGCTTCCTGTTTTCCGCTAGAACCTTTTCCTTTCGTTCCGTAATcccaagctcaagctcaaactTGGTCTTCCACACCATGAAAGTTTCCACCGTGACCCTAGTTCCCTCAAACTTTTTCCGTTCCTCTTCCTCCACGCGTCGCTTTGCTTCGGCCTTTTCATTTTCTGCCTCGCTTTTAAGTTCATCGTATTTACAGTTGAGCCATTCCTGCGCTGAACTCACTAGCGAGAAGACCATTTCGATTCCAATATTCTCCTGAATCTAAAACCGACAACTGTTTTGTTAAGCTCATAAAAGAGAAATTCATTAATTCTCACCGTTTCCTCGATGTGCTCCAGAAGCCCCTTCTCGTAGCCATCACGAAAGTTTACCGGATCCTCAATTTCTACCAGCGGCGCCGTGTCCGGATATTTCTCGGTATAGTGGAATACTAGCTTGCAGGAGAGGCCTTCGGTTTCCACCTCCGCATCGTATTCGGATGTGGCAATTGGCAGTTTGAATCGGTGCAGCGGTTCCGTAGCCAGCACTTCCAGCTCGCCGCAATAGATCGAATCCAGGGCTTCGATTTCGTTACACTGATCTTCCCGATAGTCGCGTTCCATTGCCACGTGCTGGTACTAGCTTTACAGTTAAATTACGGCCCGGGTACACCTTGGAATCACATATAGGAAGCAATCTCCGGAGAGTATTATGTTCTCGTAGGGCTGGTGCTAGCGAGGAGCATATGATTTTGTAAACACGCACGGTTTTTCTCGTTTCGCTCACTGACAGATTTGTCAGTGTCAGATTTGATGCGGATGGGGATTTACCAAGGAGATCGAAAAACAACCATGTCGTCCCAGATAAGTGCGATCCGATGACGTTAGTATAAAACTACTCGAACATCGATTCGGAATCCCGAATAAAAATGTATAATGGAATTACAGCTATTTTCATTGTAACAGCTCAATAAATAATAATGTAAACACATTAGATGTGTTGGATAATgtacaatgaaaacaatcaaACATTTTGTTTTTACAATAAACTTCATTGTAAAACCGATTTTTGCATCAAAAAAGGTAGGCGTTGAGGGATGTAAAGACTGTTTTCACACATTCTGAAACCGCTTTCAACGATTCTAGTATGTTGTGGATTTTGGAAGTCAAGATGTTGTTTTACATTGTTTTAAAACCAATTTAACTTGTTTTATATTTCTTGCAAaggaaatgtataggattcgctcaaacttatTTTTAAAGCAGATTTACCGTTTACTTTGGttgaaagaattttttttctattcaagatGTTACCATAAAAATTACTGTTAACAACAATAGCTGTTGTAAATACAATATTTCTGCAAACAATCCCAATGCTCCGTTCTATCCGGGATTCTGTATAGACTTTGTATGTATGGATTCCGAATACATTTTACTGGGTTCcagcctaggggcagatcatttGAGTTTGAGATGCATTTTAGAAAATCGacaaaattaaatgcattttcttaccatcaaaatagaaatttagggtgtattttgcgttgcgtgtaaaacCCTGCAATAAACTAGCTCTACATCCAAAAAAATCGAGCGTAGTGGATCGATGCAAGCGTTTTgcctctttttttttttttttttcaaattttcgcatTTTTCAAATTCGATGCAAATTTGATGTACATATCTATAGTGATCTGCCCTTAGATTTCAGCTCAAATGAAATAACCGATACCAAACCCTAGTGAGATAACTGAGATCCATTCCAGTGCTGTTTTTAAGCATGGGCACACTGAACTAGGGCAAGAGCCCCGGAGTTGGGTCATTaaactatatatagttttccattccattcgataaattttaggtccaatatacataatataacattattttaaaaaaatcgttgtaatacgtaaaaacgatttatttgttttttaaaataaatcttatgtaaacatagACAAGCATACATAGGAAAattgcggttgtttacatctggccaaAACAACacgcaaaaaagaaaaaaactatatcctagtgagcaaattttctggcagagaccgctctgctagatttctgtaagtcatGGTTTGGCAGCtctgtcagatttctgcacgtatcctgtcgggttagttgagctagggcgaactcggtttcgctcgcgttttctggcaaattttgacaggaaccgagcaaaaccctgacataactcggacataaactgtgcaaagatcctggcaattcctacctggtacaatttagcacaaatcgagcaaaacatctgacaaagatgtggcaggaagcgtgcagagatcttggccgtacatttctggctggattctggataaaagtgagcagcatcggttggtttaaccgcttctgtcagaaacggttgttgcatttgagcgaattcgttgccagaattctcgcacaaatcgcgcaaaatgttcgcagaaactctgccagcatcaatttcgctttgctcaacttttgctaactttctgcttgtcaCGCTGACCGGGATGCATTGGATGgcgtttatgtcaaataaaaatcatttgtcgtgaaattctatatgtcaaatgcttctgatagtgtcaaatcaagGCTGtcacatatttctttattttcacgtttcctgatttggaaaaaaaacattgttgtgatcacaaaaatcagctttatcgatgcaTGAAATAAACAAGattttttatttctcatttaatAACCCAATTCTGCCTGGCTCTAATTAATattcggctccagtgacacaaccgattctaattagaatcgcaTGCCACGCATGATTATTGGCACGAAATAGCAATACATCACGCAAAAAAGACGTCAAAGGCATTTGACGTTGTATCAGAGATGCCACATTTGaagatttgtcttcattttgaagacatttgaaatgttgtgaagacgtgtttttgattttgaaaacattttttttggatgtctgactgatttctggtagaattctggctcaaaatcaataaccgattcagaatcctggctgttgaagacaaatgaagacattttttatgaaatgtgaagacatttgaaaattatttctagTATCCCTGCGTTGTATATTTTGCTATTAGCAAGTCTCGTCTCAGGTCATAGAGGATCATAGAAGCCCCTAggttaatatttttaaaaatccatATAAAAACTATCTGTCTATGCAGATTTTTACACGCTATAATGGCGGTTGATATATTCACAGTCCTTATTTGTATAATAGTTATTTACGCCATGCACCCAGTAAGAGGACGTTGTCATATACTAGTCCAATACgcaaaaagttaataaatgcTCGACATTCCTCACGGGACGTTGCTTTCAACGCGACATAAATAACTTTTGTCAAAGTAAGGGCTCTTAATGTATTATGAACACAGCCATAAAACATCTTTACGATTTTCCCGAAAAACTTGAGCGCTATTAACACCTATCCGATCCTTTTCAGTGCCAATTTCTTAGAGGGGATTTACACCTGGCAGTTTGTCGACAACCAATTAACTATGATCGATGAAATATGTTCTAATCGATCTATTTCAACGACATAAATCGACTGATCAGTTGGTGGTAGTTTAAAGCTACACTGAAATGAACGACATGGTAGTTTCAACTACATAGCCATGATAAAAATTACCATTTTCAATATAATGTTAAATTTACCATGATTATTTTGTGAACTACCAGAAAATACTTGAAGCTACCATGCGGCTCGAATAAAACCTCATGGTATTTTTTACTATTATGCATATTTAATTTGATCATGATATCGTGGTCGAAGTAACTATACTGAAATGTTCAATTCTACTGACTGACTTGTTATAGCTGTTTCGACGTCTACCAGTTATACTACGAACATGGTAATAATGAAAAGATTTACCAATGTTTTTCAGCTGAACACGGGTTACGTTTAACATTACTAAAATTATGGTAATTTATACCTGCTGtccacggtttccgccatgttGTAACTAAAATATTTTCTCCGCGATCTTGTAACTAAAGTATTCTCACAAAATACAGTATTAAGGAGGAATCCTGACAATGTTCAAGAGTTGAAGTTAATGGAAGTGGAAATAATAATGAACGACTGTGTTTCTGATCCGGAATCTATCATTGGTAAATATTATATAAAAGGATTATAACACTAAAACCCAATTCTAAATTGTATGATTTTATTCTTCATCCGCCAAAAATCGACAAAAATTCAGCGTTTAAAGCGCTCATCGCTTAGAGCTGGAAATCGGAAAAATCGACGGTCGTAATATCATTATCGGTAAGATATTGTATGTTTAGGTTAAACTATTTATTTCGAATATTAGTTTCAGGTCACGGTTTTACAATTCTGTTCCTGAATGGAAAGGAGCTCAATAATTTTCGATGCCCATCTGGTTATTTGGGGCATACATCTAGACAAGCAAATGGTTTCTTGTTTCTGCTTCCAAAGCGTACACAAACAGTTTGCTTGATATGTTGAAACGGTAGAGAAGACAAACATGATAGCTACTAAGTAGTTGCTAAGAGCACGTGCTAATCCGCATCTCCCTTTGAATTCTTCAGGAAATGTAGGAGATGAAACATTTTATCAggtaataaaaatataaattcaaaaaaatgttttttattcaTCTAAAAGAAGAATACTGTCCGTGTACTATATATACTATGGTATTACTATAATATAGTAAAAACCAATAGTAATTTCAATCAGCtatcaaaattcaaaacaacCATATTCATGGTAATTCTGACTATTAGGTAAAAACAGAGGCATAGTAGAAATTACCATTATACCACCAGGAAATAGTAAAGCGTACCATGTCTGGATATGAAAATGGATATGGTACGAATGACAGGAATCATTCTCAGGTTAAACATGATATATTGTCTACCAAAATTCACTGGTACAGTCTTTTTAATTTAAACCCCTAATATAGTAGTGTATACCATTGTCTTCGTCTCAGTGTATAACTAGATTTGCACATACTAAATCTGGAGATTAATTTGCTGACCAACGAAACCCGTCTCCGAtgattaattaatttttcaatttgccTCTCGTTTTTTTCGGTTATAAATTGCATGCATTGTACATATTCGGTCTTTCCAATCATAAAATATATACTCGCACTATCTATAAGCTAGAAAATGTGTAAAAGAGCAAATAGAAAATATGCAAACTATGTATATTTTATAACATTCACAtattttcttggtgctacatcGTTGCAGTACAAAAAAAGATAGACAGATTACAcccaaatttgaatgaatgaCTACTCCGGTGTAgtgcaagacggatacaggtgtgcacatttttttctgtgtgtgagtgcggttgtcatttttctttgatgaagccgcaaaaacaagaggatatgaagaagaaaaacacaaacaaatgacgtagtgggccaTAAGTTTTATTTCGGTTCGATCATAGTTAatataatcgtttttttttcgaggtccactgtccataagtgttctaatcggtagatccgaggtgaagcttggctttttctcacttttcattgtacgccaaagaatcaggatgctcgttcggatgtttatgtttacttcaagggccccggtCGTCACGCTTAATTTTGCAAataatactaatacactcaaaagtatcaaatgttcccacctttctctccaCCTTGGGTGTAGTGAACTGTCACTGTGTTTTCTCAgtgtacacggaaacgaaaaactacttaAAATTGAGtacctttgactcaatctcgtggtatcgtgggggaacttaaaattaggtaaaccgtgttgaaggtcgtttccatttaaccacggcaaaaattacaactcattgatgggttttttatactcaaatttaagttgaatttacctaattttgagtatatcccaaacaactcaaaagtacgttcctccacggaagaccttgactgagtcgaatctctcgttttgtttttgacaacactaataagtgcgaaagcgacccacaactcaaaagtaagttaaaagaacttattctgcagcttgttttatttaaccgtgtagtgtaaaatttcgcattgtCAAAATTTATATCTTGCTTTATAGCTTCAAAACAATTCGACCATCCAAACCAACCGCCCGCAAAATCAGATGTTCGCTTATCAGGGCGCTAACAGTTgtcaaaataacaaaaacaccCACGGACctcgattattttttttcgcAATGTGAATCCGCTGTCCAGTTTTCTTCACCAATAACGTGCCTTTAATAAATACGTGTACCTGCATATACAAAACCAGATGGTACACCAAATTATTGTTGAATAGTGCAGTCTCAAAGTGTCCGCTAGTATACAGTCAATTTCTCCGAGAATGAGCTACTATACGCACTCGACGGAGCTCAGTCAAATTCAGTTTGAGCTTGACACGCTCGCCGATAAGCTGGAAGATGACTGGCGTACTTTGTTCTATCTGATTCCCCGGCGAATCGCCGACATCAACCTGCCACCCGGTAGCTATGCGATTAAGTACAACGGTACCCAGGAACAGTGAGTCAGCCCACAAATCTGATCGGAGGCAAAAATCCCCTACGAGTTCATCATGATACATTTACATTTTTCAGGGAATTAGAGGACTACGGTGAGAGGCAGAAAATTTCACGCGCCCGTCAACTGCTGGAAGAATGGGCTACATCTGGACGGAAGGAGGAACGTCCCCGTTTAGGTCATCTGCTACAGTTACTAGTCAAAGGGAACATGTTCCGAGCGGCAGATTTAATTGCCAAATATTTGCTGAACGATGCCCCACCCGAACGTCCTCGTCGTGGACCGGCTGCCCCCATCGATATCGATCAGGTACTAGATGGAGAGTTAGAAAAAATGCTCGATGCTGCGTCATATCCGGACTCAACCGCACTACACAACGGTCTGCAGTCGTTGACGCTGGACAACAACCTAGACCGTCCGGATCCGCTGAAGAGAGATCAAGTCACGGATCTCGTGCTCGGTCCCGGCGACGGTTTATCCAACACCGATAACAACGATCAATCGACCAGTACGAGTATAGATTTGCCTCGTTTAAGTGCCTTACTGAATACGGAGGAAGCTGGTCCGTCCGGGGTGCAGGTACTTTCAATAGAAGGTAACACACTTTCGTCGACCGCGGACAGTTACAGCGATAGCAGTAACCATTCCAGTTCCAGTAGTAATCAGAGCCAGCCGTCGACAATTCTGGGAACGATTGCGGAAGATGACGAGCTACCCAACTTGTCGCTGTTCGATGCGGGAAGTACGCTGGCTAGTGTGGATGCGGGGTACGTTCGCCTTAAAATGGGacatttgtttatatttatatttctaAGTATTTTGTGCATGAAGGGCTCAATATCTAACTTTAGTAAGTCGAAAAATTTGCAGTTCGACTTTGCCTCGTCAGATATTCACGGCTTTGTTCCGATCCAAATTAAAAACAGACGATAACTTGCCTTTGTTTATTTGCAGCACCGCCAACATACCCCAACTTTCTGCGCTATTTAACAACCCGAACAGTAGCACTCAGAGCCAGCCAACAATTCCGAACTCCGACCAACTGCCACAGCTTTCTGCGCTAGGCTTTTCTCCGAAGCACTC is part of the Topomyia yanbarensis strain Yona2022 chromosome 1, ASM3024719v1, whole genome shotgun sequence genome and encodes:
- the LOC131677176 gene encoding RWD domain-containing protein 1; its protein translation is MERDYREDQCNEIEALDSIYCGELEVLATEPLHRFKLPIATSEYDAEVETEGLSCKLVFHYTEKYPDTAPLVEIEDPVNFRDGYEKGLLEHIEETIQENIGIEMVFSLVSSAQEWLNCKYDELKSEAENEKAEAKRRVEEEERKKFEGTRVTVETFMVWKTKFELELGITERKEKVLAENRKLTGKELFLTDNTLNESDLKFLMDAGEPIENVRIDESLFQNIGDLELDSEDDDDDEDYVPEGK
- the LOC131677174 gene encoding interleukin-1 receptor-associated kinase 4-like; the encoded protein is MSYYTHSTELSQIQFELDTLADKLEDDWRTLFYLIPRRIADINLPPGSYAIKYNGTQEQELEDYGERQKISRARQLLEEWATSGRKEERPRLGHLLQLLVKGNMFRAADLIAKYLLNDAPPERPRRGPAAPIDIDQVLDGELEKMLDAASYPDSTALHNGLQSLTLDNNLDRPDPLKRDQVTDLVLGPGDGLSNTDNNDQSTSTSIDLPRLSALLNTEEAGPSGVQVLSIEGNTLSSTADSYSDSSNHSSSSSNQSQPSTILGTIAEDDELPNLSLFDAGSTLASVDAGTANIPQLSALFNNPNSSTQSQPTIPNSDQLPQLSALGFSPKHSNDPATANSNLIQFSSVNCPSSAVQQFSYTALESATANFDTRPFTNRNPAAPNGRILGVGGFGEVFLGTNLTPDIKLAAVKRLFPSNYKYREKFDQEREILSKYTHPNIVQLLGYCDTDQLCLVYEFLPGGTMEAALKQSHDVITATFRVNCLNGIVCALEYLHSPQVRVIHRDVTLANILLTDSTAKLCDFGLVRKVDSLTTTSVMGTGPYLAPESLRGIITPAMDVYSFGVVMQALVTGEDVLAIDGTEKEPLVDQRVLLVELPKWLECGKKLLLLVTWCLREKALRPTAQELRERIDEIRREMSE